From one Tiliqua scincoides isolate rTilSci1 chromosome 14, rTilSci1.hap2, whole genome shotgun sequence genomic stretch:
- the SRRD gene encoding SRR1-like protein — protein sequence MERRGGAEEEAAWRAPGSGRRRRRRRGAARGAEEAGRLARARLREARAELLASEFWESSLKVILQSLRKQLAPPKEMSALTTAEKTLSALENLQLTPAAEPALESISRPREEPESYTSGLQCVCYGIGNFSSSVQSRYQLAFLLLLLKKLKIPENMCEVFDPVFSTVETDILNSLGVTVLSENEEGKRHVHNPTLFYMIHCGKALYNNLLWSNWSMEGLSNLVVIGNSFRGIEERLLAKIFQRDYGYIAKVLRATEEEALPAHPHYLDIFNDTSIHCFPGHKLVTLPLETWGVREEPVYQDDDRLEIIRKQ from the exons ATGGAGCGCCGCGGGGgcgcggaggaggaggcggcctGGAGGGCTCCGGGCAGCGGCaggcggaggaggaggcggcgggggGCGGCGCGGGGCGcggaggaggcggggaggctgGCCCGGGCCCGGCTGCGGGAGGCGCG GGCAGAGCTGCTGGCATCTGAGTTTTGGGAGTCAAGTCTAA aGGTCATCTTACAATCCCTCAGAAAACAGCTGGCACCCCCTAAGGAGATGTCTGCGTTGACAACAGCTGAGAAGACCCTCTCAGCCTTGGAGAACCTGCAGCTCACGCCAGCAGCTGAGCCAGCACTGGAATCCATCTCCCGGCCCCGGGAGGAACCTGAAAGTTACACCAGTGGCTTACAGTGCGTCTGTTACGGCATTGGAAACTTCTCCTCCTCCGTCCAGTCGAGGTACCAGCTGGCcttcctgcttctgctgctgaaGAAGCTGAAG ATTCCTGAAAATATGTGTGAGGTGTTTGATCCTGTGTTTTCCACCGTGGAAACTGACATTCTTAACAGCCTTGGTGTTACTGTTCTCTCAGAGAATGAG gaagggaAACGGCATGTCCACAACCCCACCCTCTTCTACATGATCCACTGTGGAAAAGCTCTCTACAACAACTTGCTGTGGAGCAACTGGTCTATGGAGGGGCTCTCCAACCTGGTTGTCATTGGGAACAGCTTCAGGGGAATTGAGGAGAG GCTGCTGGCCAAGATCTTCCAAAGGGATTATGGTTACATTGCAAAG GTTTTGAGAGCGACAGAGGAAGAAGCCCTCCCTGCACACCCGCACTATCTGGACATATTCAACGATACCTCCATCCATTGCTTCCCTGGGCACAAACTGGTGACACTTCCCCTGGAGACGTGGGGGGTCCGAGAGGAGCCCGTTTACCAGGATGACGATCGCTTGGAGATCATCCGAAAACAGTGA